One Opitutus sp. ER46 genomic region harbors:
- the rpsR gene encoding 30S ribosomal protein S18, giving the protein MSTTEQKQQTPTPAEIPFTQPQAMSRYVTDTGKILPRKYTGLSAKHQRAVTRTIKHSRNMLLAQ; this is encoded by the coding sequence ATGAGCACGACCGAACAGAAGCAGCAGACTCCCACGCCCGCGGAAATCCCGTTCACCCAGCCGCAGGCGATGAGCCGGTACGTCACTGACACGGGCAAGATTCTGCCGCGCAAGTACACGGGCCTTTCCGCGAAGCACCAGCGCGCGGTCACCCGCACGATCAAGCACTCGCGCAACATGCTGCTCGCGCAGTAA